A single genomic interval of Sceloporus undulatus isolate JIND9_A2432 ecotype Alabama chromosome 2, SceUnd_v1.1, whole genome shotgun sequence harbors:
- the LOC121922178 gene encoding transmembrane reductase CYB561D2 produces the protein MALTLETESRIYRSLRTVFGAAAHLVSLGFSIFVAVLTRPGSSLFSWHPLLMSLAFSFLMTEAVLVFSPESSLLRSFSRKAKVRFHWALQLLSLICAVLGLAIISYNKHINGKDHFVTWHGQTGLLTVLYASMQCMGGLALLYPKLMKNWTLTKLKLYHATSGLIGYLLGCASLMLGMCSLWFTAAVTGVSWYLSILCPILTSLVVMNQVSNAYLYRKRIQP, from the exons ATGGCTCTGACTCTTGAAACAGAATCACGAATATACCGCTCCCTCAGAACTGTCTTTGGGGCTGCTGCACACCTTGTTTCACTTGGATTTTCCATCTTTGTGGCTGTGCTTACAAGACCTGGATCAA GTCTATTCTCCTGGCACCCTCTATTAATGTCGCTTGCG TTTTCGTTCCTGATGACGGAAGCTGTGTTGGTTTTCTCTCCAGAGAGCTCTCTGCTCCGGTCCTTCTCACGTAAGGCCAAGGTCCGCTTCCACTGGGCTTTGCAGCTGCTCTCTCTCATATGTGCAGTCCTGGGCTTGGCCATCATCAGCTATAACAAGCACATCAATGGGAAGGACCACTTTGTCACTTGGCATGGCCAGACCGGTTTGCTCACAGTGCTGTATGCTAGCATGCAGTGCATGGGTGGTCTTGCTCTGCTGTATCCTAAGCTGATGAAGAACTGGACACTTACCAAACTGAAGCTTTACCATGCCACATCAGGGTTGATTGGGTACCTTCTTGGTTGTGCCAGTTTGATGCTGGGCATGTGTTCCTTGTGGTTTACTGCAGCTGTGACTGGAGTCTCCTGGTATCTGTCTATCCTGTGTCCTATCCTCACCAGCTTGGTTGTCATGAACCAAGTGAGCAATGCCTACCTCTACCGCAAGAGAATCCAGCCTTGA
- the NPRL2 gene encoding GATOR complex protein NPRL2 isoform X2, translating into MERRSRIECIFFSEFHPTLGPKITYQVPEDFISRELFDTVQVYIITKPELQNKLITVTAMEKKLIGCPVCIEHKKYSRNALLFNLGFVCDARAKTCALEPIVKKLAGYLTTLELESGFISNEESKQKLIPIMTILLEELNATGKCTLPIDESNTIHLKVIEQRPDPPIVQEYDVPVFTQDKDDFFNSQWDLTTQQILPYIDGFRHVQKISAEADVELNLVRIAIQNLLYYGVVTLVSILQYSNVYCTTPKVQDLVDDKSLQDECLSYVTKPGNKRPSLRDIFQLYCGLSPGTTVRDLICRYTLQIQRVDERKLIQFGLMKGLIRRLQKYPVKVARDERSPPARLYTGCHSYDEICCKTGMSYRELDERLENDPNIIVCWK; encoded by the exons ATGGAAAGAAGGAGTAGAATTGAGTGTATCTTCTTCAGTGAATTCCACCCAACACTTGGACCTAAAATAACGTACCAG GTACCAGAGGATTTCATCTCCCGAGAGCTCTTTGACACAGTTCAGGTATATATCATCACTAAACCTGAACTGCAAAACAAGCTCATCACAGT TACAGCCATGGAAAAAAAGCTAATTGGTTGCCCAGTATGTATTGAGCATAAGAAATACAGCCGGAATGCTTTGCTGTTCAATCTTGGCTTTGTTTGTGATGCCAGAGCTAAGACCTGTGCATTGGAGCCTATTGTGAAGAAACTGGCAGGTTATCTTACCACTCTAGAG CTGGAGAGTGGCTTTATTTCCAATGAGGAGAGCAAGCAAAAGCTGATACCCATCATGACTATCTTACTCGAGGAACTGAATGCCACTGGCAAATGCACTTTGCCTATAG ATGAATCCAATACCATTCACTTGAAAGTGATTGAGCAGCGCCCTGATCCCCCCATTGTGCAGGAGTATGATGTTCCTGTTTTCACCCAAGACAAGGATGACTTCTTCAATTCCCAGTGGGACCTCACCACTCAGCAG ATCCTTCCATACATTGATGGATTCCGGCATGTTCAGAAAATCTCAGCTGAAGCAGATGTGGAGCTGAATTTGGTTCGCATTGCCATCCAGAACCTCTT GTACTATGGAGTAGTGACTCTAGTTTCAATACTTCAG TACTCCAATGTGTATTGCACCACACCTAAAGTCCAGGACCTGGTTGACGATAAAAGTCTCCAAGATGAATGTCTCTCATATGTCACAAAACCAG GTAACAAACGACCCAGCCTGAGAGATATTTTTCAGCTGTATTGCGGGCTAAGTCCTGGCACAACTGTCCGAGATCTCATTTGCCGCTATACTCTTCAAATCCAAAGAGTGGATGAAAG GAAGCTCATCCAGTTTGGTCTGATGAAGGGCCTTATTCGGCGGCTCCAAAAGTACCCAGTAAAAGTAGCCCGGGATGAAAGAAGTCCTCCAGCACGACTGTACACAGGCTGTCATAGCTATGATGAGATCTGCTGTAAAACAG GAATGAGCTATCGGGAGTTGGATGAAAGGCTGGAGAATGACCCCAATATAATTGTTTGCTGGAAATGA
- the NPRL2 gene encoding GATOR complex protein NPRL2 isoform X1, translated as MERRSRIECIFFSEFHPTLGPKITYQVPEDFISRELFDTVQVYIITKPELQNKLITVTAMEKKLIGCPVCIEHKKYSRNALLFNLGFVCDARAKTCALEPIVKKLAGYLTTLELESGFISNEESKQKLIPIMTILLEELNATGKCTLPIDESNTIHLKVIEQRPDPPIVQEYDVPVFTQDKDDFFNSQWDLTTQQILPYIDGFRHVQKISAEADVELNLVRIAIQNLLYYGVVTLVSILQYSNVYCTTPKVQDLVDDKSLQDECLSYVTKPGTARSNKRPSLRDIFQLYCGLSPGTTVRDLICRYTLQIQRVDERKLIQFGLMKGLIRRLQKYPVKVARDERSPPARLYTGCHSYDEICCKTGMSYRELDERLENDPNIIVCWK; from the exons ATGGAAAGAAGGAGTAGAATTGAGTGTATCTTCTTCAGTGAATTCCACCCAACACTTGGACCTAAAATAACGTACCAG GTACCAGAGGATTTCATCTCCCGAGAGCTCTTTGACACAGTTCAGGTATATATCATCACTAAACCTGAACTGCAAAACAAGCTCATCACAGT TACAGCCATGGAAAAAAAGCTAATTGGTTGCCCAGTATGTATTGAGCATAAGAAATACAGCCGGAATGCTTTGCTGTTCAATCTTGGCTTTGTTTGTGATGCCAGAGCTAAGACCTGTGCATTGGAGCCTATTGTGAAGAAACTGGCAGGTTATCTTACCACTCTAGAG CTGGAGAGTGGCTTTATTTCCAATGAGGAGAGCAAGCAAAAGCTGATACCCATCATGACTATCTTACTCGAGGAACTGAATGCCACTGGCAAATGCACTTTGCCTATAG ATGAATCCAATACCATTCACTTGAAAGTGATTGAGCAGCGCCCTGATCCCCCCATTGTGCAGGAGTATGATGTTCCTGTTTTCACCCAAGACAAGGATGACTTCTTCAATTCCCAGTGGGACCTCACCACTCAGCAG ATCCTTCCATACATTGATGGATTCCGGCATGTTCAGAAAATCTCAGCTGAAGCAGATGTGGAGCTGAATTTGGTTCGCATTGCCATCCAGAACCTCTT GTACTATGGAGTAGTGACTCTAGTTTCAATACTTCAG TACTCCAATGTGTATTGCACCACACCTAAAGTCCAGGACCTGGTTGACGATAAAAGTCTCCAAGATGAATGTCTCTCATATGTCACAAAACCAGGTACTGCAAGAA GTAACAAACGACCCAGCCTGAGAGATATTTTTCAGCTGTATTGCGGGCTAAGTCCTGGCACAACTGTCCGAGATCTCATTTGCCGCTATACTCTTCAAATCCAAAGAGTGGATGAAAG GAAGCTCATCCAGTTTGGTCTGATGAAGGGCCTTATTCGGCGGCTCCAAAAGTACCCAGTAAAAGTAGCCCGGGATGAAAGAAGTCCTCCAGCACGACTGTACACAGGCTGTCATAGCTATGATGAGATCTGCTGTAAAACAG GAATGAGCTATCGGGAGTTGGATGAAAGGCTGGAGAATGACCCCAATATAATTGTTTGCTGGAAATGA